The following proteins are encoded in a genomic region of uncultured Hyphomonas sp.:
- a CDS encoding SDR family oxidoreductase: MKILITGGAGYIGSIMVPRLLDQGHEVTVLDTFERGTTELAAVCGNENFVPVKGDARDTRLLDELVPQVDVAIPLAALVGAPLCKLDPIAAKTLNQDAVVELVKRTSKDQKVVFPVTNSGYGIGESGKFCTEESPLNPISLYGITKVEAEKAVLDNGNGVTLRLATVFGMAPRMRLDLLVNDFTWRAVTDRAVVIFEGHFKRNYIHVRDVVKGFEHAIANFDTMRGQAYNLGLSDANLSKIELCQKIQEHVPSFVYLEAPIGEDPDKRDYIVSNEKVEATGWRPDWSLDRGITELLRGYKMIRNSRYSNV, encoded by the coding sequence ATGAAAATTCTGATTACAGGCGGCGCCGGCTATATCGGCTCGATCATGGTACCGCGTCTGCTGGACCAGGGGCATGAGGTGACCGTGCTCGACACGTTCGAGCGGGGTACGACTGAGCTGGCAGCCGTTTGCGGCAACGAAAACTTTGTCCCGGTCAAAGGCGATGCGCGCGATACGCGCCTGCTGGATGAACTCGTGCCGCAGGTCGACGTGGCGATCCCGCTGGCGGCCCTCGTCGGTGCGCCGCTCTGCAAGCTCGACCCGATTGCGGCGAAGACGCTCAATCAGGACGCTGTCGTGGAACTTGTGAAGCGGACCTCGAAAGACCAGAAGGTCGTCTTCCCGGTCACCAACTCCGGCTATGGCATCGGTGAGAGCGGCAAGTTCTGCACCGAGGAAAGCCCGCTGAACCCGATTTCTCTCTATGGTATCACCAAGGTGGAAGCCGAAAAGGCCGTGCTCGACAATGGCAATGGCGTCACGCTGCGCCTCGCCACCGTGTTCGGCATGGCGCCGCGCATGCGCCTTGACCTGCTCGTCAATGATTTCACCTGGCGCGCTGTGACCGACCGCGCCGTCGTGATCTTCGAGGGCCACTTCAAGCGTAACTACATCCATGTCCGTGACGTGGTGAAAGGCTTCGAGCACGCGATCGCGAACTTCGATACGATGCGTGGGCAGGCCTACAATCTTGGTCTGTCGGATGCGAACCTTTCCAAGATCGAACTTTGCCAGAAGATCCAGGAACACGTGCCGAGCTTCGTTTATCTTGAAGCTCCGATCGGCGAAGACCCTGACAAACGCGATTACATCGTGTCCAATGAGAAAGTGGAAGCGACCGGCTGGCGTCCGGACTGGTCGCTGGACCGCGGCATCACGGAGCTGCTGCGCGGCTACAAGATGATCCGCAACTCCCGCTACTCGAACGTTTAA